A single window of Mycolicibacterium madagascariense DNA harbors:
- a CDS encoding DUF7847 domain-containing protein has translation MSGYYPPPGFHPPGYSAPMWPTPVVRPGVIPLRPLTLSDVFNGAVAYVRANPRATLGLTAIVVVTSQVVALLFQIGPLTSADVLAQGRDGQSGFSDSALVGLLASEAASVVTSVLAAIVLSGLLTVVVGRAVFGATIGMGEAWRRARGRLLPLLGVTVLEAAGAALLIAVAVGLVAAVDRIVGDAAAFAVGAVLALALVALLVYLYTVLSFAPALVVLERIGVLPALARSIALVRHDFWRVFGIRLLAAVAAGIVSFAVTMPFAVVGSVLQLVDESTGAAVAAVVLAGVGSAVGQIVTAPFTAGVVVLLYTDRRIRAEAFDLVLQTGASPMVHSTDDLWLTPRR, from the coding sequence ATGAGCGGCTACTACCCGCCCCCCGGGTTTCACCCGCCTGGCTACTCCGCGCCGATGTGGCCCACGCCCGTCGTACGCCCCGGCGTCATTCCGCTGCGCCCGCTGACGCTGTCCGACGTCTTCAACGGGGCGGTCGCCTACGTCCGCGCCAACCCGAGAGCCACCCTCGGACTGACGGCCATCGTGGTCGTGACGTCCCAGGTGGTCGCGCTCCTGTTTCAGATCGGCCCGCTGACGTCCGCCGACGTGCTGGCGCAGGGACGCGACGGTCAGTCGGGGTTCTCCGACTCCGCGCTCGTCGGGTTGCTCGCCTCGGAGGCGGCGAGCGTGGTCACCAGCGTCCTGGCCGCCATCGTCCTGAGCGGTCTGCTGACGGTCGTGGTCGGGCGCGCGGTGTTCGGCGCGACGATCGGCATGGGCGAGGCGTGGCGACGGGCCCGCGGACGTCTGCTGCCCCTGCTCGGGGTCACGGTGCTGGAGGCGGCCGGGGCCGCCCTGCTGATCGCCGTCGCGGTCGGACTCGTCGCCGCGGTCGACCGAATCGTCGGCGACGCAGCGGCTTTCGCGGTGGGCGCGGTGCTCGCGCTGGCACTCGTCGCATTGCTCGTCTACCTCTACACCGTGCTGAGCTTCGCGCCCGCCCTGGTCGTGCTGGAGCGCATTGGCGTGCTGCCCGCCCTCGCCCGGTCCATCGCCCTGGTGCGGCACGACTTCTGGCGGGTGTTCGGCATTCGGCTGCTGGCGGCGGTGGCCGCGGGCATCGTCTCCTTCGCGGTCACGATGCCGTTCGCCGTCGTCGGCTCGGTCCTGCAGCTCGTCGACGAGTCGACCGGCGCCGCGGTCGCCGCCGTGGTGCTGGCCGGCGTCGGCAGCGCCGTCGGTCAGATCGTCACGGCCCCCTTCACCGCGGGCGTCGTCGTCCTGCTCTACACCGACCGGCGCATTCGCGCCGAGGCGTTCGATCTGGTGCTGCAGACCGGCGCCTCGCCGATGGTGCACTCCACCGACGACCTGTGGCTGACCCCGCGACGCTGA
- a CDS encoding WhiB family transcriptional regulator, producing the protein MSGTRPAARRTITSSPVNGVVVHGAEAEARIAWVSQARCRQADPDELFVRGAAQRKAAVICRHCPVITECGADALDNRVEFGVWGGMTERQRRALLKQHPEVVSWAEFFAAQRKHRSAV; encoded by the coding sequence GTGTCAGGAACACGGCCCGCGGCGCGCAGGACAATCACGAGTTCCCCGGTCAATGGTGTCGTAGTCCACGGCGCGGAGGCAGAAGCCCGCATCGCGTGGGTCTCCCAGGCACGGTGCCGCCAAGCCGACCCCGACGAGTTGTTCGTCCGCGGCGCCGCCCAGCGCAAGGCCGCGGTCATCTGCCGACACTGCCCGGTGATCACCGAGTGCGGGGCCGACGCCCTGGACAACCGCGTCGAGTTCGGCGTGTGGGGCGGCATGACCGAGCGTCAGCGCCGCGCCCTGCTCAAGCAGCACCCCGAGGTCGTGTCCTGGGCGGAGTTCTTCGCCGCCCAGCGCAAGCACCGCAGCGCCGTCTGA
- the ponA2 gene encoding transglycosylase/D,D-transpeptidase PonA2, with product MPDRPQATPPPRRVPPTVTVIKLAWCILLASVIAAGIMFPLVGGFGLVSNRASDVVANGSAQLVEGEVPAVSTMVDAKGNTLAWLYNQRRFEVRSDQIANTMKLAIVSIEDKRFADHNGVDWKGTLTGLSGYVSGAPDTRGGSTIEQQYVKNYQLLVIAQTDAEKRAAVETTPARKLREIRMALTLDKTFTKPEILTRYLNLVSFGNGAFGVQDAAQTYFGINASDLNWQQAALLAGMVQSTSTLNPYTNPEGALERRNVVLDTMIDNIPQEADALRAAKQQPLGVLPQPNELPRGCIAAGDRAFFCDYVLDYLARAGISKEQVAKGGYLIKTTLDPDIQNQVKSSIDGIAAPDLNGVASVMSVIKPGKDSHPIVAMASNRTYGLDTDSGETMQPQPFSLGGDGAGSIFKIFTTSAALEMGMGVNATLDAPGRFEAKGLGSGGAKGCPPATWCVQNDGNYRGQLSVTDALATSPNTAFAKLISQVGVQRTVDMAVKLGLRSYALPGTARDYDPNSNESLADFVKRQNLGSFTLGPIEVNPLELSNVAATLASGGTWCPPNPIDKIYDRNGKEVSVTTETCEQVVPEGLANTMANALSKDDTGGGTSAGSAGAAGWTLPVSGKTGTTEAHRSAGFLGFTSAYAAANYIFDDSSSPSDLCTSPLRQCSSGNLYGGNEPARTWYTAMKQFTPDDVVLPPTDPRYVDGAPGSKVPSVAGMTPDMARQRLKDAGFQVADQPTPVNSAAPAGAVVGTTPSGQTVPGSIITIQTSNGIPPAPPPPPPGALPFDPNDPNAVPAPVGSTVINIPGLPPITVPILGPPPP from the coding sequence ATGCCAGACCGACCGCAGGCGACGCCGCCGCCGAGGCGAGTGCCTCCCACGGTCACCGTGATCAAGCTCGCCTGGTGCATCCTGCTCGCCAGCGTCATCGCCGCCGGCATCATGTTCCCGCTCGTGGGCGGGTTCGGCCTGGTGTCCAATCGCGCCTCCGACGTCGTCGCCAACGGGTCGGCTCAGCTCGTCGAGGGCGAGGTCCCCGCGGTGTCGACGATGGTCGACGCGAAGGGCAACACGCTCGCGTGGCTCTACAACCAGCGCCGCTTCGAGGTGCGTAGCGACCAGATCGCCAACACCATGAAGCTCGCGATCGTCTCGATCGAGGACAAGCGGTTCGCCGACCACAACGGCGTCGACTGGAAGGGCACGCTGACGGGGCTGTCCGGTTACGTGTCCGGTGCGCCCGACACCCGCGGCGGCTCGACCATCGAGCAGCAGTACGTGAAGAACTACCAGTTGCTGGTGATCGCCCAGACGGACGCCGAGAAGCGGGCCGCCGTCGAGACCACCCCCGCTCGCAAGCTGCGCGAGATCCGCATGGCCCTGACGTTGGACAAGACGTTCACCAAGCCCGAGATCCTCACCCGCTACCTCAACCTGGTGTCTTTCGGCAACGGCGCCTTCGGCGTGCAGGACGCTGCGCAGACCTACTTCGGCATCAACGCGAGCGACTTGAACTGGCAGCAGGCCGCGCTCCTGGCCGGCATGGTCCAGTCGACCAGCACGCTGAACCCCTACACCAACCCCGAGGGTGCGCTGGAACGTCGAAACGTGGTGCTGGACACCATGATCGACAACATCCCGCAGGAAGCCGACGCGCTGCGGGCGGCCAAGCAGCAGCCGCTCGGCGTGCTGCCGCAACCCAATGAGCTGCCGCGCGGCTGCATCGCCGCCGGCGACCGCGCCTTCTTCTGCGACTACGTCCTCGACTACCTCGCCCGCGCCGGAATCAGCAAAGAGCAGGTCGCCAAGGGCGGCTACCTGATCAAGACGACGCTCGACCCCGACATCCAGAACCAGGTCAAGTCGTCGATCGACGGCATCGCGGCGCCGGACCTCAACGGTGTGGCCAGCGTGATGAGCGTCATCAAGCCCGGCAAGGATTCCCACCCCATCGTGGCCATGGCGTCCAATCGCACCTACGGGTTGGACACCGACTCGGGTGAGACGATGCAGCCGCAGCCCTTCTCCCTCGGTGGCGACGGCGCGGGATCGATCTTCAAGATCTTCACGACGTCGGCCGCGCTCGAGATGGGCATGGGCGTGAACGCCACGCTGGATGCGCCAGGGCGGTTCGAGGCGAAGGGCCTCGGCAGCGGCGGCGCCAAGGGATGCCCGCCCGCGACGTGGTGCGTGCAGAACGACGGCAACTACCGCGGCCAGCTCAGCGTCACCGACGCGCTCGCGACCTCGCCGAACACGGCCTTCGCCAAGCTGATCTCGCAGGTCGGCGTGCAGCGCACCGTCGACATGGCGGTCAAGCTGGGGTTGCGCTCCTACGCCCTGCCCGGCACCGCGCGCGACTACGACCCCAACAGCAACGAGAGCCTGGCCGACTTCGTCAAGCGCCAGAATCTGGGGTCCTTCACGCTCGGCCCCATCGAGGTCAACCCGCTGGAGTTGTCCAACGTGGCGGCCACGCTGGCCTCGGGCGGCACGTGGTGCCCGCCGAACCCGATCGACAAGATCTACGACCGCAACGGCAAGGAAGTATCGGTCACCACCGAGACGTGCGAGCAGGTCGTGCCCGAGGGCCTGGCCAACACCATGGCGAACGCCCTCAGCAAGGACGACACCGGCGGCGGCACGTCGGCCGGTTCCGCGGGAGCGGCGGGCTGGACCCTGCCGGTCTCGGGCAAGACGGGCACCACCGAAGCCCACCGGTCCGCCGGGTTCCTCGGCTTCACCAGCGCCTACGCCGCCGCCAACTACATCTTCGACGACTCGAGCTCGCCGTCGGACCTGTGCACCTCGCCGCTGCGCCAGTGCAGTTCGGGCAACCTCTACGGCGGTAACGAGCCGGCGCGCACGTGGTACACCGCGATGAAGCAGTTCACCCCGGACGACGTCGTGCTGCCCCCGACCGATCCGCGGTACGTCGACGGTGCGCCCGGTTCCAAGGTGCCCAGCGTGGCGGGCATGACCCCCGACATGGCGCGGCAGCGGCTGAAGGACGCCGGGTTCCAGGTCGCCGACCAGCCGACGCCGGTCAACAGCGCGGCCCCGGCCGGGGCCGTGGTGGGGACCACGCCGTCGGGTCAGACGGTCCCGGGGTCGATCATCACGATCCAGACGAGCAACGGCATCCCGCCGGCTCCGCCTCCGCCGCCGCCCGGTGCGCTGCCGTTCGACCCCAACGACCCGAACGCAGTTCCGGCCCCGGTCGGCTCGACGGTCATCAACATCCCCGGGCTGCCGCCGATCACGGTCCCCATCCTGGGGCCGCCACCTCCGTAG
- a CDS encoding RidA family protein, whose amino-acid sequence MTVSARLAELGIELPEVVAPLAAYVPAVQTGNLVYTSGQLPMVGGKLAATGKVGDGVSPEDAKDLARVCGLNALAAVHALVGIESVRRIVKVVGFVASAPGFTGQPGVVNGASELFGDVFGDAGVHARSAVGVFELPLDAPVEVEIVVEVA is encoded by the coding sequence GTGACGGTCTCCGCGCGGCTCGCGGAGCTCGGCATCGAGCTGCCCGAGGTCGTCGCCCCGCTGGCGGCCTACGTGCCCGCGGTGCAGACCGGCAACCTGGTCTACACCTCGGGCCAGCTGCCGATGGTCGGGGGCAAGCTGGCTGCGACGGGCAAGGTCGGCGACGGCGTCAGCCCGGAGGACGCCAAGGATCTCGCCAGGGTGTGTGGGCTCAACGCGCTGGCGGCCGTACACGCGCTCGTCGGGATCGAATCGGTGCGCCGCATCGTCAAGGTCGTCGGATTCGTCGCTTCCGCACCGGGTTTCACCGGTCAGCCCGGCGTCGTCAACGGCGCCTCCGAACTGTTCGGTGACGTCTTCGGCGACGCCGGGGTCCATGCCCGCTCCGCGGTCGGGGTGTTCGAGCTGCCGCTGGACGCCCCGGTCGAAGTGGAGATCGTCGTCGAGGTCGCGTGA
- a CDS encoding LLM class F420-dependent oxidoreductase: MTRFGYTLMTEQSGPKQLVEYAVSAERLGFDFEVSSDHYSPWLAAQGHAPNAWTTLGAVAQATERVELMTYVTCPTIRYHPAVVAQQAATLQILADGRFTLGVGSGENLNEHVVGQRWPTVLRRQDMLREAVQIIRELFTGELVDWKGEYFEVDSARLWDLPDVPVAIAAAVSGERSVETFSPLADHLIAVEPDADLVKGWHGARKATGLPGDSRVIGQIPICWDTDRDAAVTRAHEQFRWFAGGWNVNADLPTTAGFAGATQFVKPDDVASSIPCGPDLDAIVEAVSEYWKAGFTDIALVQVGDEGQDRFLKEAAQPLLEKLRAAAA, from the coding sequence ATGACACGATTCGGCTACACCCTCATGACCGAGCAGAGCGGTCCCAAACAGCTTGTGGAATACGCGGTTTCGGCCGAGCGGCTCGGTTTCGACTTCGAAGTGAGCAGTGACCACTACTCGCCGTGGCTCGCGGCGCAGGGCCACGCGCCCAATGCCTGGACGACTCTGGGCGCGGTGGCGCAGGCAACCGAGCGGGTCGAACTGATGACCTACGTGACGTGCCCGACCATCCGCTACCACCCCGCCGTGGTGGCCCAGCAGGCCGCGACGTTGCAGATCCTCGCCGACGGGCGGTTCACGCTCGGCGTCGGCAGCGGCGAGAACCTCAACGAGCACGTCGTCGGCCAGCGGTGGCCGACGGTGCTTCGCCGGCAGGACATGCTGCGCGAGGCCGTTCAGATCATCCGCGAGCTGTTCACCGGCGAGCTGGTCGACTGGAAGGGCGAGTACTTCGAGGTCGACTCGGCGCGCCTGTGGGATCTGCCGGACGTTCCGGTTGCCATCGCCGCGGCCGTGTCGGGCGAGCGCTCGGTCGAGACGTTCTCCCCGCTGGCGGATCACCTCATCGCCGTCGAACCCGATGCCGACCTTGTCAAGGGGTGGCACGGCGCGCGCAAGGCGACGGGGTTGCCGGGAGACTCACGGGTCATCGGGCAGATTCCCATCTGCTGGGACACCGACAGGGATGCGGCCGTCACCAGGGCCCACGAACAGTTCCGGTGGTTTGCCGGCGGCTGGAACGTCAACGCCGACCTGCCGACCACCGCCGGTTTCGCCGGAGCGACGCAGTTCGTCAAGCCCGACGACGTCGCCTCGTCCATCCCGTGCGGACCCGATCTCGACGCGATCGTCGAGGCGGTCAGCGAGTACTGGAAGGCGGGTTTCACCGACATTGCGCTGGTCCAGGTCGGTGACGAGGGCCAGGACCGCTTCCTGAAGGAGGCGGCTCAGCCGCTGTTGGAGAAGCTGCGCGCCGCCGCGGCCTGA
- a CDS encoding metallophosphoesterase, giving the protein MLARSTVVNKSARLAGSVAAGSLAAGIGYATLIERNAFVVRETTMPVLTPGSLPLRVLHLSDFHMTPGQRRKQAWIRELAGLEPDLVINTGDNLAHPRSVPSVVQALNDLLAVPGLFVFGSNDYFGPKPKNPANYLFRPSHRVIGQPLPWQDLRAAFSERGWLDVTHTRREIEVKGQLISVAGVDDPHLSRDRYDTIAGPASPAANLTLGLVHAPYTRVLDRFAADGYQLVLAGHTHGGQLCLPFHGAVVTNCDLDPSRAKGPSRWGSHMQLHVSAGLGTSPYAPYRFCCRPEATLLTLVASPTGGGSLGRRADLSHPTVSAH; this is encoded by the coding sequence ATGCTCGCCCGTTCGACGGTTGTGAATAAGTCCGCCAGGTTGGCCGGTTCGGTCGCCGCCGGTTCGTTGGCCGCGGGGATCGGCTACGCCACGCTCATCGAACGCAATGCGTTCGTCGTGCGAGAGACCACGATGCCGGTGCTCACGCCGGGGTCCTTGCCGCTGCGGGTGCTGCACCTCAGCGACTTCCACATGACGCCTGGCCAGCGCCGCAAACAGGCGTGGATTCGCGAACTGGCGGGGTTGGAACCCGATCTGGTCATCAACACCGGGGACAACCTGGCCCATCCGCGATCGGTGCCGTCGGTGGTCCAGGCCCTCAACGACCTGCTCGCGGTACCCGGTCTGTTCGTCTTCGGCAGCAACGACTACTTCGGTCCCAAGCCGAAGAACCCGGCCAACTACCTGTTCCGGCCGTCGCATCGCGTCATCGGTCAGCCGCTGCCGTGGCAGGATTTGCGGGCCGCATTCAGCGAACGCGGGTGGTTGGACGTCACGCACACCCGCCGCGAGATCGAGGTCAAGGGGCAGCTGATCTCCGTCGCCGGCGTCGACGACCCGCACCTCTCGCGCGACCGCTACGACACCATCGCCGGGCCCGCGAGCCCCGCAGCCAACCTCACCCTCGGCCTGGTGCACGCGCCGTACACGCGGGTGCTGGATCGCTTCGCGGCCGACGGGTATCAGCTCGTGCTGGCCGGTCACACCCACGGCGGCCAACTGTGCCTGCCGTTCCACGGCGCCGTCGTCACCAATTGCGACCTCGACCCGTCGCGCGCGAAGGGTCCGTCGCGATGGGGGTCGCACATGCAGTTGCACGTGTCGGCGGGGCTCGGCACGTCGCCGTACGCGCCGTACCGCTTCTGCTGCCGACCCGAGGCGACGCTGTTGACGCTGGTGGCCTCTCCGACCGGCGGCGGCAGCCTCGGACGCCGCGCCGATCTGTCCCACCCCACGGTCTCGGCGCATTGA
- a CDS encoding GatB/YqeY domain-containing protein: MAELKDRLRADLTAAMKARDKLTTATLRMLIAAIQEEEVKGSQVHELSDDEVLKVLARESRKRGEAAEVYVSNGRGDLAANERAEAQVIDDYLPVPFNDDEVANVVNTAIAQVTEELGHQPGIKQMGKVMAAATAIAEGKADGARLSAAVKERL, translated from the coding sequence ATGGCGGAACTGAAGGACCGATTGCGGGCCGATCTGACGGCGGCGATGAAGGCCCGCGACAAGCTGACCACGGCCACCTTGCGGATGCTGATCGCGGCCATCCAGGAGGAGGAGGTCAAAGGCAGCCAGGTGCACGAGCTGTCCGACGACGAGGTCCTCAAGGTGCTGGCGCGCGAGTCGCGCAAGCGCGGTGAGGCCGCCGAGGTCTACGTGTCCAACGGCCGGGGCGATCTCGCCGCCAACGAGCGCGCCGAGGCCCAGGTGATCGACGACTACCTGCCCGTGCCGTTCAACGACGACGAGGTGGCCAACGTGGTGAACACCGCCATCGCCCAGGTCACCGAGGAGCTCGGCCATCAGCCGGGGATCAAGCAGATGGGCAAGGTCATGGCGGCCGCCACCGCGATCGCCGAGGGGAAGGCCGACGGCGCCCGTCTCTCCGCCGCGGTCAAGGAGCGTCTGTAG
- a CDS encoding ArsA family ATPase: MSPAPKTLDMGTLLTDRANRVVVCCGAGGVGKTTTAAAMALRAAEYGRTVVVLTIDPAKRLAQALGIKDLGNTPQRVPLAPEVTGELHAMMLDMRRTFDEMVIQYSGGDRAEAILENQFYQTVATSLAGTQEYMAMEKLGQLLAEDKWDLVVVDTPPSRNALDFLDAPQRLGSFMDSRLWRLLLAPGRGIGKLVTGAVGLAMKALSTVLGSQMLSDAAGFVQALDSTFSGFREKADRTYELLKRPGTLFVVVSAAEPDALREASFFVDRLSQERMPLAGLILNRTHPTLCELQSDKAREAADHLDADGDGNAVAAGVLRIHADRAQTAKREVRLLSRFTGANPHVAIVGVPSLPFDVSDLEALRAIADQITGDSDAA; encoded by the coding sequence ATGAGCCCCGCACCCAAGACCCTCGACATGGGGACACTCCTCACCGATCGCGCCAACCGCGTCGTCGTGTGTTGTGGCGCAGGCGGTGTCGGCAAGACCACGACCGCGGCGGCGATGGCGCTGCGCGCGGCGGAGTACGGCCGCACCGTCGTCGTCCTGACCATCGACCCGGCCAAGCGGCTCGCGCAGGCGCTGGGCATCAAGGATCTCGGCAACACCCCGCAGCGGGTGCCGCTCGCCCCCGAGGTGACCGGCGAGCTGCACGCGATGATGCTCGACATGCGCCGCACGTTCGACGAGATGGTGATCCAGTACTCGGGCGGTGACCGCGCCGAGGCCATCCTGGAGAACCAGTTCTACCAAACCGTCGCCACGTCGCTCGCGGGCACGCAGGAGTACATGGCGATGGAGAAGCTGGGTCAGCTGCTCGCCGAGGACAAGTGGGATCTCGTCGTCGTCGACACGCCCCCGTCCCGCAACGCGCTCGACTTCCTCGATGCGCCACAGCGTCTCGGCAGCTTCATGGACAGTCGCCTGTGGCGGCTGCTGCTCGCACCAGGCCGGGGCATCGGCAAGCTCGTCACGGGCGCCGTGGGTCTGGCCATGAAGGCGCTGTCGACCGTGCTCGGTTCCCAAATGCTTTCCGACGCAGCGGGTTTCGTACAGGCGCTGGACTCGACGTTCAGCGGGTTCCGCGAAAAGGCCGATCGCACCTACGAATTGCTCAAGCGTCCGGGCACCCTGTTCGTCGTGGTGTCGGCCGCCGAGCCCGATGCGCTGCGCGAGGCGTCGTTCTTCGTCGACCGTCTGTCACAGGAGCGGATGCCGCTCGCCGGGCTGATCCTCAACCGCACCCACCCGACGCTGTGCGAGTTGCAGTCGGACAAGGCGAGGGAGGCGGCCGACCATCTCGACGCCGACGGCGACGGCAACGCCGTGGCGGCCGGCGTGCTGCGGATCCACGCCGACCGGGCGCAGACGGCCAAGCGCGAGGTGAGGTTGCTGTCGCGCTTCACCGGGGCCAACCCGCACGTCGCGATCGTCGGCGTGCCGTCGTTGCCGTTCGACGTGTCGGATCTGGAGGCGCTGCGGGCGATCGCCGATCAGATCACCGGCGACTCCGACGCGGCCTGA
- the cds1 gene encoding L-cysteine desulfhydrase Cds1 — protein MTDPTEVAVRRHSRRWVDEAIRLIEADARRSADTHLLRYPLPMSWCSPGGAVDVRLYLKDETTHITGSLKHRLARSLFLYALCNGWVGEGTTIIEASSGSTAVSEAYFAAMLGLPFVAVMPSSTSAAKVALIESQGGRCHFVDESGQVYAEAERLAEETGGHYLDQFTNAERATDWRGNNNIAESIFEQMQEEPFPIPEWIVVGAGTGGTSATIGRYLRYRRLPTQLCVVDPENSAFFPSYAQGARDVAGQSSRIEGIGRPRVEPSFLPDVIDRMMVVPDAGSVAAAHHISRVLGRRVGPSTGTNVWGAFGLLAEMVAQGLSGSVVTLLADSGERYADTYFDEEWLSTRGLEPSSSEAVLQEFERSGRWT, from the coding sequence TTGACCGACCCCACCGAGGTTGCCGTTCGACGGCACTCCCGCCGGTGGGTGGACGAGGCGATCCGCCTCATCGAGGCAGACGCCCGACGCAGTGCCGACACTCACCTGCTGCGGTATCCGCTGCCGATGTCGTGGTGCTCGCCCGGCGGTGCGGTCGACGTTCGTCTCTATCTGAAGGACGAGACCACCCACATCACCGGCAGCCTCAAGCACCGACTCGCGCGCTCGCTGTTCCTATACGCGCTGTGCAACGGCTGGGTCGGGGAGGGCACGACCATCATCGAGGCGTCGTCGGGTTCGACGGCGGTGTCCGAGGCGTACTTCGCCGCGATGCTCGGGCTGCCGTTCGTCGCGGTGATGCCGTCGTCGACGAGTGCCGCGAAGGTGGCTCTCATCGAATCTCAGGGCGGGCGTTGCCATTTCGTCGACGAGTCCGGTCAGGTGTACGCCGAGGCCGAGCGCCTCGCCGAGGAGACCGGGGGCCACTACCTCGACCAGTTCACCAACGCCGAGCGGGCCACCGACTGGCGTGGGAACAACAACATCGCCGAATCGATCTTCGAGCAGATGCAGGAGGAGCCGTTTCCCATCCCGGAGTGGATCGTCGTCGGGGCGGGCACCGGAGGCACCAGCGCCACGATCGGTCGCTATCTGCGCTATCGGCGGCTGCCGACCCAACTGTGCGTCGTGGACCCGGAGAACTCTGCGTTCTTCCCGTCCTACGCGCAGGGCGCACGCGACGTCGCGGGTCAGTCGTCGCGCATCGAGGGCATTGGCCGACCGCGGGTCGAGCCGTCATTCCTGCCCGACGTCATCGATCGCATGATGGTGGTGCCTGACGCGGGTTCGGTTGCCGCCGCCCACCACATCAGCCGGGTGCTGGGCCGACGAGTGGGTCCGTCGACGGGCACCAACGTGTGGGGTGCGTTCGGACTGCTAGCGGAGATGGTCGCTCAGGGACTCAGCGGTTCGGTGGTGACGTTGCTCGCCGACAGCGGCGAACGCTACGCCGACACCTACTTCGACGAGGAGTGGCTGAGCACCCGCGGGCTGGAGCCCTCGTCGTCGGAGGCGGTGCTCCAAGAGTTCGAGCGCTCGGGCCGCTGGACCTGA
- a CDS encoding DUF4177 domain-containing protein, with product MSEPTRWEYVTVALLTHATKQILDQWGEDGWELVSVVPGPTGEQLVAYMKRPR from the coding sequence ATGAGCGAACCGACCCGTTGGGAATACGTGACCGTGGCACTCCTGACGCATGCGACCAAGCAGATCCTCGACCAGTGGGGCGAGGACGGCTGGGAGCTGGTCTCGGTGGTGCCCGGTCCGACCGGCGAGCAGCTGGTGGCCTACATGAAGCGGCCCCGGTGA
- a CDS encoding ArsA-related P-loop ATPase has protein sequence MTTDVPDHAGAASVGWPSRLSKARLHFVTGKGGTGKSTIAASLALALAAGGRKVLLVEVEGRQGIAQLFDVPPLPYSEVKIATADAGGQVNALAIDTEAAFLEYLDMFYNLGIAGRAMRRIGAIEFATTIAPGLRDVLLTGKVKEIVVRSQQEKARGTSGQGVYDAVVVDSPPTGRIARFLDVTKAVSDLAKGGPVHSQAEGVVKLLHSEYTAIHLVTLLEALPIQETVEAIDELKELGLPIGSVIVNRNIPAYLGAGDVAKAAEGAIDADAVRAGLTEAGITLSDDDFAGLLTETIEHATRITARAESAAQLDAVDIPRLELPAITDGVDLGSLYELAEALSQQGVR, from the coding sequence GTGACCACCGACGTTCCCGACCACGCTGGCGCCGCGTCCGTCGGCTGGCCGTCCCGGCTCAGCAAGGCGCGCCTGCACTTCGTCACCGGCAAGGGCGGAACCGGCAAGTCGACGATCGCCGCCTCGCTGGCGCTCGCCCTCGCCGCCGGCGGCCGCAAGGTGTTGCTGGTGGAGGTGGAGGGGCGCCAGGGCATCGCGCAGCTCTTCGACGTGCCGCCGCTGCCCTACTCCGAGGTGAAGATCGCCACGGCGGATGCCGGCGGTCAGGTCAACGCGCTGGCCATCGACACCGAGGCCGCGTTCCTCGAATACCTCGACATGTTCTACAACCTCGGCATCGCCGGTCGAGCGATGCGGCGCATCGGTGCCATCGAATTCGCCACGACCATCGCGCCCGGGCTGCGCGACGTGCTCCTCACCGGCAAGGTCAAGGAGATCGTCGTGCGGTCCCAGCAGGAGAAGGCCAGGGGCACGTCGGGGCAGGGCGTGTACGACGCCGTGGTCGTCGACTCGCCGCCGACCGGCCGCATCGCCCGGTTCCTCGACGTCACCAAGGCCGTCTCGGACCTCGCGAAGGGCGGGCCGGTGCACTCCCAGGCCGAGGGCGTCGTGAAGTTGCTGCACTCCGAGTACACCGCCATCCACCTGGTGACGCTGCTGGAGGCGCTCCCCATCCAGGAAACCGTCGAGGCCATCGACGAACTCAAGGAGTTGGGCCTGCCGATCGGCAGCGTGATCGTCAACCGCAACATCCCCGCCTACCTCGGGGCGGGTGACGTCGCCAAGGCCGCGGAGGGCGCCATCGACGCCGACGCGGTCCGGGCCGGGCTGACCGAGGCCGGAATCACGTTGAGCGACGACGACTTCGCGGGCCTGCTCACCGAGACCATCGAGCACGCGACGCGGATCACCGCCCGCGCGGAGAGCGCCGCGCAGCTCGACGCCGTGGACATCCCGCGGCTCGAACTCCCCGCCATCACCGACGGCGTCGACCTCGGCAGCCTGTACGAACTCGCGGAAGCACTGAGCCAGCAAGGAGTTCGATAG